One region of Vallitalea okinawensis genomic DNA includes:
- the ribE gene encoding riboflavin synthase, translated as MFTGIIEETGVVLANHLKGDHAVIKVKADIVLQDLKLGDSIATNGVCLTVTEKGSDYFVADIMPETYKMTNLKEQKIGNIVNLEKALRLSTPLGGHLVSGHIDGMGKIIGIRNEGNAKRVAIEVDKELLKYMIQKGSVTLDGTSLTLAKLNTGSFEVGIIPHTSGTTTLDQKRVGDQLNIECDMIGKYVYHFLHQENKGNRNMMDLLGNSGFLG; from the coding sequence ATGTTTACTGGAATCATTGAAGAGACAGGCGTTGTATTAGCCAACCATCTAAAAGGTGATCATGCTGTTATCAAAGTGAAGGCTGATATTGTGCTTCAAGATTTGAAGCTAGGGGACAGTATTGCTACTAATGGTGTTTGTTTAACCGTCACAGAAAAGGGAAGTGATTATTTCGTAGCAGATATCATGCCAGAAACCTATAAGATGACTAACTTGAAAGAACAGAAAATTGGTAATATTGTGAATTTAGAAAAGGCATTAAGACTCAGTACTCCACTGGGCGGTCACTTGGTTTCGGGGCATATTGATGGCATGGGTAAAATCATAGGTATAAGAAACGAAGGGAATGCCAAGCGAGTGGCCATAGAAGTGGATAAAGAGTTATTAAAGTATATGATTCAAAAAGGTTCTGTGACCTTAGATGGAACCAGCTTAACATTAGCAAAACTTAATACTGGTTCTTTTGAAGTAGGTATTATTCCACATACAAGTGGAACTACTACCTTGGACCAAAAGAGGGTTGGAGATCAGTTGAATATTGAATGTGATATGATTGGCAAATATGTTTATCATTTTCTTCACCAAGAGAATAAAGGAAATAGAAACATGATGGATCTACTTGGAAATTCAGGATTTTT
- the ribD gene encoding bifunctional diaminohydroxyphosphoribosylaminopyrimidine deaminase/5-amino-6-(5-phosphoribosylamino)uracil reductase RibD, protein MRYLNTEWMKRAITIAQKGEGFVNPNPLVGAIILKDKKIIGEGYHAYYGGPHAEVNAINQATENTKGATMFVTLEPCNHFGKTPPCTEAIIASGISKVVVGMLDPNELVTGKGIQRLREAGIQVEVGCLEQAIAEQNRFFLKHIQDKKPYVIMKYAASLDGKIATATGESKWITGEEARKAGHQLRQQVAGILVGVNTVIKDDPMLNVRIEKERLSHPIRIIVDSTGKTPLDSQIVQTAKEMTTIIATTDKMDKDKQKAYEAMGIEVIRLPEVDQHVDMKVLMHEVGQRGINSILIEGGGTIHESALKADIVDEVVVLLAPKLIGGKNALTAVEGKGFARLAEVPALRDMEVKVLGQDIMIKGKVRR, encoded by the coding sequence GTGAGATATTTGAATACAGAATGGATGAAAAGAGCTATCACTATAGCGCAAAAAGGTGAAGGTTTTGTTAACCCTAATCCGCTAGTTGGTGCAATAATCCTAAAAGATAAAAAAATAATCGGTGAAGGTTATCATGCTTATTATGGTGGCCCCCATGCTGAAGTCAATGCGATTAATCAGGCAACTGAAAATACTAAAGGAGCAACCATGTTTGTCACCTTAGAACCTTGCAACCACTTTGGAAAAACACCACCCTGTACAGAAGCCATTATTGCATCAGGTATTAGCAAAGTGGTGGTAGGTATGCTAGATCCCAATGAGTTAGTGACTGGTAAAGGGATACAGCGGTTGAGAGAAGCAGGAATCCAGGTTGAGGTTGGTTGCTTAGAACAAGCAATTGCTGAGCAGAATCGCTTTTTTCTGAAACATATCCAAGATAAAAAGCCTTACGTTATTATGAAATATGCAGCCTCGCTGGATGGTAAAATAGCCACAGCTACTGGTGAATCCAAATGGATTACTGGTGAAGAAGCTAGAAAGGCAGGACATCAACTAAGGCAACAAGTCGCTGGTATTTTAGTTGGTGTTAATACAGTCATTAAAGACGATCCTATGTTGAATGTAAGAATAGAAAAAGAGCGTTTGAGTCATCCTATTCGAATTATTGTTGATTCAACAGGTAAAACACCTTTGGATAGCCAAATAGTCCAAACTGCAAAAGAGATGACGACTATTATTGCCACAACGGATAAGATGGATAAAGATAAGCAAAAAGCTTATGAAGCCATGGGTATAGAAGTGATACGCTTACCTGAAGTTGATCAGCATGTAGATATGAAAGTATTAATGCATGAAGTTGGTCAAAGAGGGATCAATAGCATACTCATAGAAGGTGGTGGTACCATCCACGAAAGTGCTTTAAAAGCAGATATTGTTGATGAAGTAGTAGTACTTCTAGCACCAAAGTTGATTGGAGGTAAGAATGCTTTAACTGCGGTTGAAGGTAAAGGATTTGCAAGATTAGCAGAAGTTCCTGCATTACGAGATATGGAAGTAAAAGTTTTGGGGCAGGATATTATGATTAAAGGCAAGGTGAGGAGATAG
- a CDS encoding SIMPL domain-containing protein, whose translation MYSNSFYRYPVRQNQNNNRYITVDGFYIQQLIPDTFLVKVSLSSYADTTFEAVTNNNNLYDQTAKGIKEFGIKEEDIILDNTSVTPIFEDGTNITSYKATTTFTIRVYNFQTVLEALSSPGDLNFEGITFTLTNPEEHYQQVLNRATENGIRKAKEIADAIGVSIDPIPLSIKEITDLDQLIERVTSSIPGEISTLKEGFVYIEAKVQEVFKIHTPM comes from the coding sequence ATGTATTCAAATTCATTTTATCGATACCCAGTTAGACAAAATCAAAATAATAATAGATACATTACTGTTGATGGTTTCTATATTCAACAGCTTATACCTGATACTTTTTTAGTCAAAGTAAGTTTAAGCTCTTATGCTGATACAACCTTTGAAGCAGTTACTAATAATAATAATCTCTATGACCAAACTGCGAAAGGCATTAAGGAATTCGGTATTAAGGAAGAAGATATTATTCTGGATAATACTTCAGTTACACCGATTTTTGAAGATGGCACGAATATCACTTCTTATAAAGCTACAACCACCTTTACCATTAGGGTCTATAATTTTCAAACTGTACTAGAAGCCTTAAGTTCACCTGGAGATCTTAATTTTGAAGGAATAACTTTTACCCTTACCAATCCTGAAGAACATTACCAACAGGTGCTTAACCGAGCTACAGAAAATGGTATTAGAAAGGCAAAAGAAATAGCAGATGCAATTGGTGTATCCATCGATCCTATTCCATTATCCATTAAAGAAATAACTGATCTGGATCAGTTAATAGAAAGAGTGACCAGTTCAATACCTGGTGAAATAAGTACCTTAAAAGAGGGTTTTGTCTATATTGAAGCTAAAGTCCAAGAGGTATTTAAAATACATACCCCTATGTAA
- a CDS encoding SIMPL domain-containing protein: MYPLLFYRRGSYSSNPYQREIIVDGYYAMRKTPDSIVITTSFSTFGNTALEAEAANQDKLNMIKEELKDTGIKDEDIYIIGNTVTPIYKGDTITSFKATTDFNIQVYSFNTLLEYVNNAYANDLNIEEINFTLDDPQTYYYDALQKAVEDGVIKAEDIAKTLGVSIDPTPLMVIEVSNIKDFYEGITIRTPGEIDILKYGFIFVEAQVRETFVILTTPVQHE; encoded by the coding sequence ATGTACCCATTATTATTTTATCGTCGAGGAAGCTATTCAAGTAACCCCTATCAGAGAGAAATTATTGTTGATGGATACTATGCTATGCGTAAAACACCCGATTCCATAGTTATCACAACTAGCTTCTCCACTTTTGGTAATACCGCCTTAGAGGCTGAGGCAGCTAACCAAGATAAATTGAATATGATAAAAGAAGAACTGAAAGATACCGGTATAAAAGACGAAGATATATATATCATTGGTAATACGGTTACGCCTATTTATAAAGGGGATACGATTACATCTTTTAAAGCCACAACAGACTTTAATATCCAAGTATACTCCTTTAATACTCTATTAGAGTATGTTAACAACGCATATGCAAATGATCTTAACATCGAAGAAATCAATTTTACACTTGATGACCCACAAACCTATTATTACGATGCCTTACAAAAGGCAGTTGAAGACGGGGTTATAAAAGCAGAAGATATCGCTAAAACTCTTGGGGTATCCATTGATCCTACTCCACTTATGGTAATTGAAGTTAGTAATATAAAAGATTTTTATGAAGGTATTACTATCCGAACACCAGGTGAGATTGATATCTTAAAATATGGTTTTATATTTGTTGAAGCTCAAGTACGAGAAACTTTCGTAATTCTTACAACCCCTGTACAACATGAATAA
- a CDS encoding carbohydrate ABC transporter permease, with product MREYKTKSRTIFNIINIIIMILLVSTMILPLVNTFALAFSTDYNSMEPGIILFPNPISISGFITLFSEIKILRPFINNVFVTVVGVSLHISICSLTAYVVARHQFPGKKIFMVFVMITLMVPLQNIMIPMYLLYKELNLINTLWAIILTNMVNAYTILLLKNFFEGVPPSLGEAAYIEGANEMQMLMKIYLPLAKAGLATMILFDFVNRWNHYMEALLFIQDPDKYTLQLALMGLVIDSDGASPVSFITNNVQMAGVVFSIMPLLILYPFLQKYFISGIMLGSTKG from the coding sequence ATGAGAGAGTATAAAACAAAAAGTAGAACAATATTTAACATCATTAATATCATTATTATGATTCTGTTGGTATCAACAATGATCCTTCCGTTGGTTAACACCTTTGCATTAGCCTTTTCAACAGACTATAATTCAATGGAACCTGGTATTATCTTATTTCCAAATCCAATTTCAATATCCGGTTTTATAACATTGTTCAGTGAGATTAAAATACTTAGACCTTTTATAAACAATGTGTTTGTTACTGTAGTAGGTGTTTCGCTACATATTTCAATTTGCTCTTTGACAGCCTATGTGGTAGCACGTCATCAATTTCCAGGAAAGAAAATATTCATGGTATTTGTCATGATCACATTAATGGTACCATTGCAAAATATCATGATCCCCATGTATCTCTTGTATAAGGAATTAAATCTAATCAATACATTGTGGGCTATTATATTAACCAACATGGTTAATGCCTATACCATTTTATTACTGAAGAACTTCTTTGAAGGCGTCCCTCCATCTCTAGGAGAAGCAGCTTATATTGAAGGGGCTAATGAAATGCAAATGCTTATGAAAATATACTTACCGCTAGCTAAGGCGGGACTGGCAACCATGATTTTATTTGACTTTGTAAACCGTTGGAATCATTATATGGAAGCCCTCTTATTTATACAAGATCCAGATAAGTATACCTTGCAACTTGCTTTGATGGGATTAGTCATTGACTCTGATGGTGCTTCGCCAGTTAGTTTTATTACCAATAATGTTCAGATGGCAGGTGTAGTATTCTCTATTATGCCATTACTCATACTCTATCCTTTCCTTCAGAAATACTTTATCTCTGGTATAATGCTTGGTTCTACAAAAGGATAA
- a CDS encoding ABC transporter permease subunit has product MRSNLTASPTTLSNTRLSKEIWKKKQVYLLLLPAIIYIIIFYYVPIFRGFSISLSNYNIFGEYDFVGFKHYKAILVDMNFWRAFRNTLILAGGNLFIGLSAQILIAILLNELTNKGFKRITQTIIYTPNLFSWVAVGGIWISLMAPDTGLINEVIRMFGGEPIHFFVNEDIAQPLFIFLNIWKTVGYGCIIMLAALTNIDPNLFEAAYIDGAGRLKQIIYITLPSLMSTIKVVFVLNLISNLRQFSQSHILENPMIIDKVDVAMTYTYRMGIQKLKFDYASAVAFFMLLLIAIFTIIQQLIVNRNKEA; this is encoded by the coding sequence ATGCGAAGCAACTTAACTGCATCACCAACTACATTAAGTAATACCAGGCTTTCAAAAGAAATATGGAAGAAAAAGCAGGTTTACTTACTTTTACTACCAGCAATAATCTATATTATTATTTTTTACTATGTACCCATCTTTAGAGGGTTTTCCATCAGCTTGTCCAATTATAATATTTTTGGAGAATACGATTTTGTAGGCTTTAAGCACTACAAAGCCATCCTTGTGGATATGAACTTTTGGCGAGCCTTTAGGAACACTCTTATTCTAGCGGGTGGAAATTTATTCATTGGTTTAAGTGCACAAATCCTTATTGCCATATTGCTTAATGAGCTTACCAATAAAGGCTTCAAAAGAATAACACAGACTATTATCTATACACCTAATCTATTTTCATGGGTAGCTGTAGGAGGTATATGGATCAGCTTAATGGCCCCAGATACTGGTCTTATTAATGAAGTGATTAGAATGTTTGGTGGAGAACCCATACACTTCTTTGTTAATGAAGACATTGCACAACCTCTATTCATTTTTCTAAATATTTGGAAAACTGTTGGTTATGGTTGTATCATTATGTTAGCTGCACTAACGAATATAGATCCTAATTTATTTGAAGCTGCATATATTGATGGAGCAGGTCGCTTGAAGCAAATTATATATATAACCTTACCAAGTTTAATGAGTACAATAAAGGTGGTATTTGTCCTTAATCTTATATCGAATTTAAGACAGTTTAGCCAATCGCATATACTAGAAAACCCAATGATCATCGATAAAGTTGATGTGGCAATGACCTATACTTATCGCATGGGTATACAAAAACTTAAATTTGACTATGCTTCTGCAGTAGCATTTTTTATGCTCCTTCTAATAGCCATTTTCACGATTATTCAACAACTAATCGTTAATAGAAATAAGGAAGCTTAG
- a CDS encoding extracellular solute-binding protein, which translates to MKLKSIGVLLLVTILLATSLMGCASETTDKKEETTTEQSAKETKEEAPKEEAPKEEEAPKEEVVQKEPVKMITAITGGKDPEEHELWVEEFSRLSGVEIEMDKLEGQGFEEKITASIAAGEVYDVMYMGTDLFEKFYPLGVFAPITEYVENSEVLSNPDIIPPSEWERIKKDGEIFGVFSKYEGGRLPLVRWDWVEKLGLEVPTTLDEYYDFYYAMTYNDPDGNGVDDTYGVTMKQMYDIQPYMSAKGLVGQYKIVDGKRTFPWASDEAAEVYDWLNKLYTDGLLDPNFATNGSSDCRELIFTDKCATFTYWDFWAGLFNERAKATNPDTDFEVRGMAPALDENGNGILIAGLDGNWYLHSQSENKDFAFKAMEFFHTPEGSMLNCVGIEGHDYEMKDGQVVLTEIGEAHAMNHGATIPKSGQWVNPVKEGENFRQSQEIIMKYAVPETILESSSDAKEVVEKYAIKAIMGAITGEEAVKAMQEELRAGDMID; encoded by the coding sequence ATGAAGTTAAAGAGTATTGGGGTTTTACTTTTAGTAACTATTTTATTAGCGACATCTCTTATGGGTTGCGCTTCTGAGACAACTGATAAGAAAGAAGAGACAACGACTGAGCAAAGTGCAAAAGAGACTAAGGAAGAAGCACCTAAAGAAGAAGCACCTAAAGAAGAAGAAGCACCTAAAGAAGAAGTGGTTCAAAAAGAGCCTGTTAAAATGATAACTGCAATTACAGGTGGTAAAGATCCAGAAGAACATGAGTTATGGGTAGAAGAATTTTCAAGGTTATCAGGTGTAGAAATAGAAATGGATAAGCTTGAAGGTCAAGGGTTTGAGGAGAAAATTACTGCATCTATTGCAGCAGGGGAAGTCTATGACGTCATGTACATGGGAACAGACTTATTTGAAAAGTTCTATCCACTTGGGGTTTTTGCTCCTATTACAGAATACGTTGAGAATTCAGAAGTATTAAGTAACCCAGATATCATACCACCAAGTGAGTGGGAAAGAATTAAAAAAGATGGCGAAATATTTGGTGTCTTTAGTAAATATGAAGGTGGACGTTTACCATTAGTTCGTTGGGACTGGGTAGAAAAACTTGGTTTAGAAGTTCCTACTACGTTAGATGAGTATTATGATTTCTATTATGCTATGACTTATAATGATCCTGATGGTAATGGTGTTGATGATACTTATGGTGTTACGATGAAACAAATGTATGATATTCAACCTTATATGAGTGCTAAAGGCTTAGTAGGTCAATATAAGATTGTTGATGGAAAAAGAACTTTCCCATGGGCATCTGACGAAGCAGCAGAAGTCTATGATTGGTTAAACAAGTTATATACTGATGGCTTATTAGATCCTAACTTTGCTACAAACGGAAGTTCGGATTGTCGTGAATTAATCTTTACAGATAAATGTGCAACTTTTACTTATTGGGATTTCTGGGCTGGCTTATTTAATGAAAGAGCCAAAGCAACTAATCCTGATACAGACTTTGAAGTAAGAGGTATGGCACCAGCATTAGATGAGAATGGCAATGGTATTTTAATTGCTGGTCTTGATGGAAACTGGTATCTGCATTCACAATCAGAGAACAAAGATTTTGCTTTTAAAGCTATGGAATTCTTCCATACACCAGAAGGTAGTATGCTCAACTGTGTTGGTATTGAAGGTCATGACTACGAAATGAAAGATGGGCAAGTTGTCCTTACAGAAATTGGTGAGGCACATGCTATGAATCATGGTGCAACAATACCTAAGAGTGGTCAATGGGTGAATCCTGTTAAAGAAGGAGAAAACTTTAGACAATCACAAGAAATTATTATGAAATATGCCGTACCTGAGACTATTCTTGAATCATCATCTGATGCTAAAGAGGTAGTAGAGAAGTATGCCATCAAAGCGATCATGGGAGCTATAACAGGTGAGGAAGCTGTTAAAGCAATGCAAGAAGAGTTGAGAGCAGGAGATATGATTGATTAA